The Mycobacterium avium subsp. avium genomic sequence TAGTTTCCGCGAGATTGATGGTAAGCCGGTATTCTCCGGCTTCAACCGAGACGCCCAAGGCGGACGCATGGAAGTACGGGTTGGACCTAATCCGACCGGTATATTCGGTAACGTACCGACCACTATCATCGCGCAGAATGGTGATCCAGGCGCTCCTAAGTTCATGCCGCAACCGTACGGTGGGTACATCATGCCAGGCTCAACCTTGGATGATATGAAAATATTTGTCAGTCAATGGAATACGGGTAAGGACGGTAATAATGTGCCGATCGGAACGCCGTACGACACGCGGGAGTTTCAAGTCAATCCGTTTCACTGACCGCGTGGCCCGCTGAGCCGGCACAGTTGATAGGAATGGTATGTTCGTAAAGACGCTCATCAGCATTAACGCACTTGTCGCCACCGCTACCGTCGGCGCGTGCACGGCGCATGCCAATCCGGTTAATTTTCCCGATCTGAGCGGATACACTCCCGCCAACGTCAAGGACTACGAAATCTCGGTGCCCAATCCTGGGCGTTCGCCTGACGCGACCGTCTATTTCCTCACACCTGATGGCATAGTCTGCAAATTCACCCTCGATCAAGCATCGTGCATTGGGAACAACTTGCCAGAGATCCCCCCTGCGGCATCAAACCCAGAAGCCGGGATGAATGGAGTCAATTGGATAGGAACCGCTAGCGGACTAAATCAGACCAGTGGAGGCGAACCGTCTCGTGTGATCAATGGGCAGACCATCAAAACACTTCCTCCGTCCCACTCGCTCACCGTGAATGGCTTCATCTGCGGCGTCGACAACTCAGGGACGACGGCTTGCAAGGACCCGCAAGGTCGGGGCTTCGTGTTGTCGCCGCATGGCTCCGGATGGCTTCCGCACGTGTGATTGCCACCTAGCCAAACCGGATTGTCGTTATGCTGCCTTGATCCTTCGCACGGTCTCGGCGAGAAGCTCATCGAGAGTACTCAGCGGCAGTGCCGGCGTCTCCCCCTTGAACAGCCATCCACCTTTGCTTGCGCTGCTTATCACGATCAGTCCTCTTACCTGAGCAACTCTGATCGCCTCGACACCTTCGCCGCACACGCTATGGCCGCGCACGTCGACATCCCTCATCCACCGATGCGTGAGCCGCACTGTGTCCACTCCCTCTGCCACAGCCGAATCCGCTTGCAGGAGTTGGCGATTCTCCCGGTCCCCGCACATGGTCGATTTCTCGGTCAAATGCGCGGTGCAGCTCGCGATCTCACGTCGCAGATCGGTCAAAAAGTCATCACCAACGTGCGCCCGGCTGATCACGACCGTCGGGTGCGGTGGCTTTCCCTTCTGATCCCACTTCGACTGGTCAAAGTCCTGCCAGCTCGCAAGGGGATCGTAGCGCGGGACGGCCGCATGGTCGTTGGACGTGCAGAGCGCCCAGAACTGTCCGCCCGGCTCGTCGGCAGACGGCCGTTTGTCGCCGGAAGCGGTGTCGATGCCAACCTCCATCGCGATTGCAGGAAGCAGCGTCGAGATCTGCGCTTGGCTCCAGTCGGCGAGTTTGGGCGGCAGAGCAGAGCGTGGCCGTGGATGCCCAGACGCCCCGATCAACTGCGACAGCAACTGGTTCCGCGATGCGGCGGACGGGTCGTTGGTTGTATACCAGGCCTGGACGATCACCTTGTTGGGTAGCACTACCGCTGCCGTGTTCGAGACATAGGGCCACTGCGACGCGACATCGCCCGATTGGTACCGGCTCAGGTGCTCGCCGGACTCGGCGACGAGCCAGCCCTGGATCCCGCTGTCATTCATCGACTGGGCCACGGCCCACATCGGACATCGACGGGCCCACGCCGCCATCGCAGTCCCGATATCATCGCCGTCGCCGGCGACCGTGAACCGAAGTCGAACGTAATCGCCACCATTGGCCGGGAACCGGTTGCTTAAAGGCCTCCCGTTGGTGTCCCTCGCGGGCTGATACTCCACATCGAGTTCGCGACCGGCCTGGGCGCCAAACCTTGGCAGGTGTTGGCACTCCTCGGGTGCAGCCTCCCGAGCGGCCGAGGGCGGCACCGAGGCGAAGCCTGGATCAGGCTGGTACGCAGCGACGCCGCCGAAGAGGTTCTCGTCGACGTCAGCCAGCCCGGGTACGCAGCGCGCCAACCGATCCGGCGCGCACGGCCCGAGTTGATCGGGCGCAGCCCTAAGGGTTGCTGGAGCCGCGGCAGGCTGCTGCTTATGCGTTGCGCACGCGCCACCGCTGAGAACAAGGGCTGCGGCAACGCAGAGTCCCGCCGGTGCACGACCGAAACCGCGCCGGACAGTCACCAGCTGCTTCCCTCCACGTGGACAAGTACACTATCCAACCGCCGACTCGGCAAGGGAGTGCCGCGGTAAACCGATTGACCCGCTTGGGTTTACGAAGCCGCGAAATCACCGACGGCGGTCATCTTGTTGCCGTCCCGGGCGGTAGCGAAGCCACCCGCAGTGAATCCGCAATTCAGGATGATCGCCCGGTGCGGAGGACTCTGCATCCACATGTCGAGGGCTTCGCCGGGAGTCGCGGCGGAACCGGTTGCCCAGAAGACGATCTCACCCGAATACCTGCTGCGATAGCCCGCGGCGGCGATGCGCGCCTGCGGCGACGAGCCGTCGGAACCAATGTGTCCGTTCACCCCGTTGCGCAGCATGTCGTCGGCGTGCTGCTGCGCGGCTTCCGTCAAACGTGGGTCCTCGGCGATCGGTCCGCACGCCTGGCGAAGCTGGTTGATGCCGTTGTACAGCACCCCCGGGTCGTCCGCGCGGGCGGCGATGCCGCCGAATGCGCCGGAAGCGGTCATGAAGGCAGTACAGATCGCGAAGACAGCGGCGATCTCGGCTTTCCGTGTCATGGCGCCTCGTGCCCGCATGCTCGTTTATCTGTTTTAGATAACGAAATGTTACCCGTTCGCGACCATCAGGGGTCGAGATCGGCCGAGCGGTCCTAGTGGCCGACGTTGTGCACCAGATCGATGGCGTACTGATTCACGAAGTTGCCCGCCGGCGGATCGCCCTTGCCGCATGATCCGT encodes the following:
- a CDS encoding CAP domain-containing protein; this encodes MTRKAEIAAVFAICTAFMTASGAFGGIAARADDPGVLYNGINQLRQACGPIAEDPRLTEAAQQHADDMLRNGVNGHIGSDGSSPQARIAAAGYRSRYSGEIVFWATGSAATPGEALDMWMQSPPHRAIILNCGFTAGGFATARDGNKMTAVGDFAAS